Genomic window (uncultured Desulfovibrio sp.):
GAATCACCGCAAGGACGGTCACGGGAAGATAACGTTTTTGCAATGCCTTGCTCCTCCTCGAACTGAATGGGCATCACTCCGTTCGCTCCGGGGAATAGGTATTTTTCGCCCCGGCTGTGGCGAAGGGGTATCGTTCCCCATAGCAGAGTCCAGAAATCTTGTGAAGGGGGTAACCCCCTTTGCTGGCTGCCCTTTTTTTCACGATTGTTGGCAGAACAGGCTATTTCAGTCAATGTATGGTTTATTTTTCGTATTGTAACAATGCCGGCCGGGAGCAGCGCCGGAGACGGCAGACGCCGTACCGCCGGGGCCGTTTTCCCGGTGCGTGCCGCGCCATGCCTGCCCTGAAGGGGCGGCCGTGCTGTCCCCCTGCTGGGGGATGTCGCAGAGCCGCGCGGCGGGCTAACGGGGAAATGCGGCCTGGGGAGAGCGGCACGCCGGAAACGCGGCGCGTCACGCGGAAAGGCGGGAAAATGGATGCAGATGTCCGGCCCGCGCGGAAAAGGGCGGACCGGGGCCGGGCGGCAGAGACGGGACGGTGACTTCCGGCCGGGGCAGGCGGGGAGAGCCAGAGGTTCAGGGGACTGGATGGGCCGGTACTGGTCAGGGCCGCAGGGGCGTGGCGGCCGAATCCCGGCGCAGGGCCTGCCCGTGAGGTGCAATACTGCCGCCCTTGCCGGCCTTGGCTGAACCGGGAACGGGGTAGGGCTGGATGATCCGGTAGCGGGGCGCCTTGCCGGGGCGGGACGGTGTGCGCGGGGATATGCCGGCCGGGCTGGCCTCTCCGGCCGGAGCGACGAGGCGAGCGGCCGGTGCGGGGCCGGCCGCAGAGGCAGCCGGACGGGGCGCCTGCGCCGCCGGTACGGCGGCAACCGGTGCCGGGGGCACGGGCAGCTCGATCATGGTGTCCACCCGTCCCCGGCTGGCCAGGGCCAGTGGTGCGGTGGGCAGGGCATCGGGCAGGCGCAGCAGGCGCTGGCGCGGACGGGCAGGCGCCGGCGGCAGGGAGCGGTACGGGGTGTTCGCGGCCTGGGGCATGTCGGGAACATCGGGCATGCCGGGCATCCAGGGCCGGCTGCTACGGGCCAGGGGAACAGGCGTGCTGCCGGCGGCCAGGCCGCTGCTGGGCTGCATGGCTTCGGGAAAGCTCTCCGGCGGCATTTCCGGCTGGGGCAGGGCAGGGGCGGCTTCCTCGCGGGGCAGCCGGGGGCGCCGGGTCATGAGCAGGGGCGGCTCCTCGTCCAGCATGCCGCCAAGATAGTCGCTGAGGGTCACAAAGCGCTGGCAGCCGCCCTGGCGCAGGTCCCGGACAATGCGCGGCAGGTCCTGCACGGTGCGCCGGAGCGAGTCGTGAAACAGAAAGACGCCGTGCAGCTGGCCGGCGGGGTAGACCCTGCCCCGGGTATCGGCCAGGCGGGCATAGTCGGCGGGCAGATGGCGCCAGTCGTTGCTGTCAAAGGACCAGAGCACGATGGACAGGCCCAGGTCCCTGGCCACCTTTGCCGTAATGTCGTTGAAGGCGCCGTAGGGCGGGCGCACAAAGTGCGGTTCCGCTCCCAGTTCGCGCAGCGCCGCGGTGGTACGCCCCAGTTCTGCCATCTGCTGTTCCTCGGAGAGATGGCGAAGCTGCGGGTGCGACCAGGAATGATTGCCCACCTCGTGCCCCTCGGCCACCATGCGGCGCACCAGGTCGGGGCGCAGGTGCACGTTCTTGCCCAGCAGGAAGAAGGTGGCCGGAATACCGTATTCCCCCAGCATGTCCAGCAGTTCTTCTGTATAAGGGGAAGGACCGTCGTCAAAGGTCAGCGCGCAGAGATTTTCGCGCATGACCTGATCGCTGAAGTCCGTGCCGCGGTGAATGTCGCCGGCTTCCCACGCCCGCAGGGGCGCGGGCAGCACCAGGGAAAGAAGAAGACAAAAGACCAGAGGCCGCAGGTCCGACATGTTCATGGAAGGCTCCGCCAGAAGACTGTCCTCCGGCCGCTACGGGCGGCCTGTGGGAGGCGCCTTTGTCCTACCATTGCCCCCGCCCGGCCGCAAGGGTTCCTTCCGTCAGGCACTTCCATGAAAAAAACAGTATTGTCAGTAGGTTATCTGGGAAGGGCCACAATTTTCACGCATTTTGGATTTTTTTCTTGACGGTGCATGCCCTTTTGCGTAGAAAGACTCTTGCGACGAGGGCAGTTAGCTCAGCTGGTAGAGCACCGCCTTCACACGGCGGGGGCCACAGGTTCAAGTCCTGTACTGCCCACCACACTCGGAGCGGTAGTTAAGACGGTTATAACGCCGGCCTGTCACGCCGGAGGCCGAGGGTTCGAGTCCCTTCCGCTCCGCCAGAAAACAAGGCGCACTGCGTTTGCAGTGCGCCTTTTCTGTTATGCGGCGTTGCAGTTGTCTGCCTGTTCGAACCATGATTTTTGCGCTGGCCTATCGACCTTGTCGCAAAACTGTGCTATGTTCCTTTTTGAACAACCATCGGGAGAATTCATGGAAACGCGCATCAGCCTGCAAGCCATCGGCATCATCCACAGCCCGCATACGGTGCCGGAGCAGACGCCCATTCAGCCCATCTATGCCACGGAATTCCGCGGTCAGGTGGAAGTTTTTCCCCAGTTTGCCGAGGGCTTGCAGGATATCGAGGGCTATTCCCACATCTATCTGCTCTATGCCCTGCATCGCGCCGGTCCGGTGCGCCTGCGGGTGCGGCCGTTTCTGCAGGATGTGGAGCGGGGCGTCTTTGCCACGCGGGCGCCCTGCCGCCCCAACGGCATAGGCATGAGCATCGTGTCCCTGCTGCGGCGCGAAGGGCGCATTCTGCATGTGGGCGGGGTAGATATGCTCGACGGCACGCCCCTGCTGGACATCAAGCCCTATTCGCACCGTTTTGACTGCCTCGAGGGAACACGCAACGGCTGGCAGGACGAGGTGGCGGAGCCGGATGCCAGGCTGCGCGGCCGCCGGAACTGCCCGCCTGCCGCACGTGCGGGACAGGGGGAAAGGAATTGATTCCCGGCACGCAATCGTGTAAAATTTCCTTCAATTCGTGGAGCCATACGCATGACGTCAGAGCAGTTCTCCTTTCCCACCGTTCCCTATGGAGTCATCGGCTGGCCATTGCGTCAGAGCCTTAGTCCACTTGTTCACAATGTGGGCTTTCGTCATACGGGGTGTGACGGGGTCTACTTCCGCTGGGAAATTGCGCCGGAATCCCTGGAAACCTTTGTGCGCAGCTTCCGCCTGCTGCACATGGGAGGCTGTTCCGTCACCATTCCCCACAAGGTGAGCATCATGCCCTTTCTGGACGGCATGACCGATCAGGCGCGTGCTGTGGGTGCGGTCAATACGCTGTTCTGGAAGGACGGCCAGCTCTGGGGCGAAAATACCGACGTTACGGGCTTCATGGCGCCCCTGCTCGAGCGCGACCTTTCCCGGGAAATGCCGGTGCTGCTGCTGGGCGCGGGTGGCGCGGCGCGGGCGGCGGCGGCCGGCCTGCATGCGGCCGGTTTCCGCAATCTGTCTGTCTGCACGCCTTCCGATGCCTCGCATCTGGTTCTGGCGCGGGACTTCGGCATGCGCCCTGTGCTGTGGGCGCAGCGGCACGCGCAGGCGGCGTCCCTGGTCATCAATGCCACGCCGCTGGGCATGCGCGGCAAGGCCGAGGAAGACACGCCCTATGACTTCCGTGCGGCGCCTCGGCCGGAGGGCATGGCCCTGGCCTACGATATTGTCTACAATCCGCTGAAAACGCGCTTCCTGCGCGAGGCGGAAGAGGCCGGCCGGCAGGGCATCAGCGGCATGGACATGTTTTTCCGGCAGGCGGACGCCCAGTTCCGTCTCTGGACGGGCAGGGGGCTGCCGCAGGCGGCCCGTACGGCACTGGAACAGGCGCTTGGCGCCTAGGGGAGGGGCATGCACGACTATCTTATTCTGCACGGCGTCAACCTCAATATGTTCGGACGGCGCGATCCCGCCCATTACGGCACCTGCACGCTGGACGACATCAATCGTGACCTGCATGCCCTGGCGGCGGAACTGAACGTGCGCCTGGACATCTTTCAGACCAATGACGAAGGCCGCATGGTGGAACGCATCCATGCTGCCCTTGACGACGGTACCCGCGGCATTGTCATCAATGCCGGCGCCTGGACCCATTACAGCTATGCCATCATGGATGCCCTGGGCATGCTTTCTCTTCCTGTGGTGGAGGTGCACATGTCCAACGTGCATGCCCGCGAGGCATTCCGGCACGAATCCGTGCTTTCCCGCGTGAGTGCGGGCAGTGTGGCGGGCTTTGGCAGCATGAGCTACCTGCTGGGGCTGCGTGCGGTCCATCATCTTGTATCCGTCCGGTCAGCGCTGCCGCACTGATGCGCGCGCCGGCGGCACCCTTTTTCCAAAAAACGGTTGAGGCAGGCGGAAGGCGGAATTTCCGGCCCTTGCGTCAGGACACGCCGACATCTGGCCGCGTCCATGTTCTTCAGACTTTAACCCTGTGAGATCCCATGAACGACTCCATTGAACTGAGCCGGTTGCGCGATGCCGACTTCACGGCGGCAGTGGAAGCCCAATGCGGTCAGCGGATTTCCACCTGTTACCAGTGCGGCAACTGCACTGCCGGCTGCCCTGCGGGTTTTGTGTATGACCTGCAGGTCAACCAGGTAATGCGTTGCGTGCAGCTTGGTCTCAAAGACAAGGTGCTGAATTGCCGCTCCATCTGGATGTGTCTCTCCTGCTCAACCTGTGGTCAGCGCTGCCCCAACAACATTGAAGTTGCCGGTGTGATGGAGGCCCTGCGGCACATGGCCCGCCGGGAAGGTATCACGACTGTCCCCAAGGTGGACAAGTTCTGGACCTCCTTCCTCTATACCGTGCGCAAGTTTGGCCGTACCTACGAAATCGGCACCATGGTCCTGTACATGATGCGGTCCCTGCGCGTGTTCACCGATGTGGACCTTGCCCCCGATGCCCTCAAGAAGGGCAAGCTCGAAATGAAGCCGCACATGGCCCCCAAGGAAAGCATTGAAGCCGTGGGGCGCATCTTCACGCGCTATCAGGAGCGCGCCAACCGTCAGGGAGTACGCGCATGAAAATAGCCTACTATCCCGGCTGTTCGGCCACGGGAACGTCGGCCGACTACGAAAAGTCCACGCAGGCCGTCTGTGCCGCGCTGGGCATGCACATGGAAGAAATCCACGGCTGGAGCTGCTGCGGCTCCACCCCGGCCCATGCCGTGGACATCCAGCTTTCCGGCGCCCTCAGCGCCCGCAATCTGGACCTGGCCGCCCGGCAGAAGGCCGATGTGGTGCTGACGCCCTGCCCCAGCTGTCTGTCCAATCTGCGCATGGCCGCCAAACGCCTGGAAAATCCCGAGTTCCGCGAAGGGGTCAACGAGCTGCTGGACCAGCCGCTGGCCGAGGAACTGCCCGAAGCCCTTTCGGTCATGCAGGGCATTGCCCGCGAATACGATGCCGATGCCATTGCCGCCCGTGTGCGCCGTCCGCTCAAGGGCCTCAAGCTGGCCGCCTACTACGGCTGCCTCATGAGCCGCCCGCACGAGGTCATGCAGTTTGGCGATCCTGAAAATCCCACCCTCATGGAAAGCCTGCTTTCCGCCTGTGGCGCCGACATGGTGGATTTTCCGCTCAAGACCGAATGCTGCGGCGCGTCCTACGGCATTCCCGAGCGCGCCATGACGGCCCGCCTTTCCGGGCGCATCCTCAACCTGGCCACCGTCATGGGGGTGGACGCCATTGTGGTGGCCTGTCCGCTCTGCCAGATGAACCTTGACCTGCGCCAGAAGCAGGCCGCCAAGGAGGCGGGGGTCAACTTCAGGATGCCGGTGCTGTACTACACCCAGCTCATGGGGCTTGCCTTCGGCCTGCGGCCTGACGAACTTGGTCTGGAAAAACTCTGCGTCAGCGCCGACGATCTGCTGCGCAAGATGTATGAAGGAGGCAAGGCATGAGAATAGGCGTCTTCATCTGCCACTGCGGCAGCAATATCGCCGGCACCGTGGACTGCGCCAAGGTGGCCGAGATTGCGCGCACCTTCCCTGATGTGGTGTATGCCCAGGACGTCATGTACACCTGCGCCGAGCCGGGGCAGGCGGCCATCGAGGCTGCCATCCACGAAAAAAAGCTCGATGGCGTGGTGGTGGCCTCCTGCAGCCCGCGCATTCACGAGCCGACCTTCCGTCGCACCGTGGAGCGCGCCGGCCTGAACCGCTACATGTTCGAAATGGCCAATATCCGCGAACACGTGTCCTGGATCGGCAAGGACAAGGAAGCCAATACCAACAAGGCCGCCGAGCTGGTGCAGATGGCCGTGGCCAAGCTGCGCAATGACCGTCCGCTCCGGGCCAAGTCCTTTGACGTGAACAAGCGCGTGCTCATCATCGGCGGCGGTGTGGCCGGCATTCAGGCCGCCCTGGACTGCGCCGACGGCGGCATCCCGGTGGTGCTCGTGGAACGCGAGGCCACCATCGGCGGCAAGATGGCCAAGCTGGACAAGACCTTCCCCACCATTGACTGTTCGGCCTGCATTCTTGGCCCCAAGATGGTGGACGTGGCCCAGCATCCCAACATCACCCTGTACGCCAAGTCCGAAGTGGAAGACATTTCGGGCTACGTGGGCAACTTCAGCATCAAGATTCGCAAGCGCGCCACCTATGTGGACTGGGACAAGTGCACCGGCTGCGGCGCCTGCACCGAGAAGTGCCCGGCCAAGAAAACGCCTGACCCCTTCAACGAGCTGGTGGGACCCACCACGGCCATCAACATTGCCTTCCCGCAGGCCATTCCCAAGAAGGCCGTCATCAATCCC
Coding sequences:
- the tsaA gene encoding tRNA (N6-threonylcarbamoyladenosine(37)-N6)-methyltransferase TrmO, whose translation is METRISLQAIGIIHSPHTVPEQTPIQPIYATEFRGQVEVFPQFAEGLQDIEGYSHIYLLYALHRAGPVRLRVRPFLQDVERGVFATRAPCRPNGIGMSIVSLLRREGRILHVGGVDMLDGTPLLDIKPYSHRFDCLEGTRNGWQDEVAEPDARLRGRRNCPPAARAGQGERN
- a CDS encoding CoB--CoM heterodisulfide reductase iron-sulfur subunit A family protein produces the protein MRIGVFICHCGSNIAGTVDCAKVAEIARTFPDVVYAQDVMYTCAEPGQAAIEAAIHEKKLDGVVVASCSPRIHEPTFRRTVERAGLNRYMFEMANIREHVSWIGKDKEANTNKAAELVQMAVAKLRNDRPLRAKSFDVNKRVLIIGGGVAGIQAALDCADGGIPVVLVEREATIGGKMAKLDKTFPTIDCSACILGPKMVDVAQHPNITLYAKSEVEDISGYVGNFSIKIRKRATYVDWDKCTGCGACTEKCPAKKTPDPFNELVGPTTAINIAFPQAIPKKAVINPDYCRQLTQGKCGVCAKVCPTGAINYEQQDEIVTEEVGCIVAATGYDLMDWTVYEEYGGGRYPDVVTSLQYERLLSASGPTEGHIKRPSDGKEPKNIVFIQCVGSRDRSIGRPYCSGFCCMYTAKQAILTK
- a CDS encoding 4Fe-4S dicluster domain-containing protein, yielding MNDSIELSRLRDADFTAAVEAQCGQRISTCYQCGNCTAGCPAGFVYDLQVNQVMRCVQLGLKDKVLNCRSIWMCLSCSTCGQRCPNNIEVAGVMEALRHMARREGITTVPKVDKFWTSFLYTVRKFGRTYEIGTMVLYMMRSLRVFTDVDLAPDALKKGKLEMKPHMAPKESIEAVGRIFTRYQERANRQGVRA
- a CDS encoding CoB--CoM heterodisulfide reductase iron-sulfur subunit B family protein — translated: MKIAYYPGCSATGTSADYEKSTQAVCAALGMHMEEIHGWSCCGSTPAHAVDIQLSGALSARNLDLAARQKADVVLTPCPSCLSNLRMAAKRLENPEFREGVNELLDQPLAEELPEALSVMQGIAREYDADAIAARVRRPLKGLKLAAYYGCLMSRPHEVMQFGDPENPTLMESLLSACGADMVDFPLKTECCGASYGIPERAMTARLSGRILNLATVMGVDAIVVACPLCQMNLDLRQKQAAKEAGVNFRMPVLYYTQLMGLAFGLRPDELGLEKLCVSADDLLRKMYEGGKA
- a CDS encoding polysaccharide deacetylase family protein, coding for MNMSDLRPLVFCLLLSLVLPAPLRAWEAGDIHRGTDFSDQVMRENLCALTFDDGPSPYTEELLDMLGEYGIPATFFLLGKNVHLRPDLVRRMVAEGHEVGNHSWSHPQLRHLSEEQQMAELGRTTAALRELGAEPHFVRPPYGAFNDITAKVARDLGLSIVLWSFDSNDWRHLPADYARLADTRGRVYPAGQLHGVFLFHDSLRRTVQDLPRIVRDLRQGGCQRFVTLSDYLGGMLDEEPPLLMTRRPRLPREEAAPALPQPEMPPESFPEAMQPSSGLAAGSTPVPLARSSRPWMPGMPDVPDMPQAANTPYRSLPPAPARPRQRLLRLPDALPTAPLALASRGRVDTMIELPVPPAPVAAVPAAQAPRPAASAAGPAPAARLVAPAGEASPAGISPRTPSRPGKAPRYRIIQPYPVPGSAKAGKGGSIAPHGQALRRDSAATPLRP
- the aroE gene encoding shikimate dehydrogenase, with protein sequence MTSEQFSFPTVPYGVIGWPLRQSLSPLVHNVGFRHTGCDGVYFRWEIAPESLETFVRSFRLLHMGGCSVTIPHKVSIMPFLDGMTDQARAVGAVNTLFWKDGQLWGENTDVTGFMAPLLERDLSREMPVLLLGAGGAARAAAAGLHAAGFRNLSVCTPSDASHLVLARDFGMRPVLWAQRHAQAASLVINATPLGMRGKAEEDTPYDFRAAPRPEGMALAYDIVYNPLKTRFLREAEEAGRQGISGMDMFFRQADAQFRLWTGRGLPQAARTALEQALGA
- the aroQ gene encoding type II 3-dehydroquinate dehydratase — its product is MHDYLILHGVNLNMFGRRDPAHYGTCTLDDINRDLHALAAELNVRLDIFQTNDEGRMVERIHAALDDGTRGIVINAGAWTHYSYAIMDALGMLSLPVVEVHMSNVHAREAFRHESVLSRVSAGSVAGFGSMSYLLGLRAVHHLVSVRSALPH